A window of Streptomyces gilvosporeus contains these coding sequences:
- a CDS encoding glycosyltransferase, translating to METSVNKRYEDQPRDIFFVSNSVNEMGGITSWSHQMARLFSERGHRVHVIGIVPPPEGRVHELADDIPYHTTTLYAQHPPTVRPARGIKGRLNVVEQRRRAAREAGMHEQAAKMTALFRAARPGGVVIVTQVWAMEWVTLADTAGLKVIGMSHESFATCRKSSRFERVKRFYKDVDRMLPLTREDADLWIRQRMDNVGFMPNPLPFFPDVPSDRSARCVVSIGRLHEEKGVDLLLEAWAQVAPRHPDWTLRIYGSGEEEDALRKQAAELGVADSVAWMGRTGDVPGALRESAVFALSSRGEGFPLAPMEAMATGVPCVAFDVAPGVHEIITDGEDGLLAPPGNITEFARHLDTLISDKELRDAMGTAARENIQRFSAEEIVARWEGLFALVER from the coding sequence ATGGAGACCTCGGTGAACAAGAGGTACGAGGACCAACCGCGAGACATCTTCTTCGTCTCCAACAGCGTCAACGAGATGGGCGGCATCACGAGCTGGTCGCACCAGATGGCGCGGCTGTTCAGCGAGCGCGGCCACCGGGTGCACGTCATCGGCATCGTGCCACCCCCCGAGGGCCGCGTGCACGAACTAGCCGACGACATCCCGTACCACACCACCACGCTCTACGCCCAGCATCCGCCCACCGTCCGGCCCGCACGCGGCATCAAGGGCCGGCTCAACGTCGTCGAACAGCGCCGCCGCGCCGCCCGGGAGGCCGGGATGCACGAGCAGGCGGCCAAGATGACCGCGCTGTTCCGGGCGGCGCGGCCGGGCGGTGTGGTGATCGTCACCCAGGTGTGGGCGATGGAGTGGGTGACGCTGGCCGACACCGCCGGGCTGAAGGTGATCGGGATGAGCCATGAGTCGTTCGCGACCTGCCGGAAGTCGTCGCGTTTCGAGCGGGTCAAGCGGTTCTACAAGGACGTCGACCGGATGCTGCCGCTGACTCGGGAGGACGCCGACCTCTGGATCCGCCAGCGCATGGACAACGTCGGCTTCATGCCCAACCCGCTCCCCTTCTTCCCCGACGTGCCCTCCGACCGGTCCGCCCGCTGCGTGGTCAGCATCGGCCGGCTGCACGAGGAGAAGGGCGTCGACCTGCTGCTGGAGGCGTGGGCCCAGGTGGCGCCGCGGCATCCGGACTGGACGCTGCGGATCTACGGCTCCGGCGAGGAGGAGGACGCGCTGCGCAAGCAGGCCGCCGAACTGGGCGTGGCCGACTCCGTCGCCTGGATGGGCCGCACCGGCGATGTGCCGGGTGCGCTGCGCGAGAGCGCGGTCTTCGCGCTGAGTTCGCGGGGTGAGGGCTTCCCGCTGGCCCCCATGGAGGCGATGGCGACGGGCGTGCCCTGTGTCGCCTTCGACGTGGCGCCGGGGGTCCACGAGATCATCACGGACGGCGAGGACGGACTCCTTGCGCCTCCGGGCAATATCACCGAATTCGCTCGCCATCTCGACACCCTCATCTCCGACAAGGAGCTTCGGGACGCGATGGGCACGGCGGCCCGGGAAAACATTCAGCGGTTCTCCGCCGAGGAGATCGTCGCCCGCTGGGAAGGTCTGTTCGCGCTCGTGGAGCGGTGA
- a CDS encoding ABC transporter ATP-binding protein, whose product MTTTLSGVATATRATAVAARATDLTKVYGQGETQVVALDAVSVAFRQSQFTAIMGPSGSGKSTLMHCMAGLDSISGGSARIGEMELTGLKDKKLTQLRRDKIGFIFQAFNLLPTLTALENITLPMDIAGRKPDRAWLDRVVETVGLGGRLKHRPAQLSGGQQQRVAVARALASRPEIIFADEPTGNLDSRSGAEVLGFLRNSVRELGQTVVMVTHDPVAASYADRVVFLADGRIVDEMADPTADAVLDRMKAFDAKGRTS is encoded by the coding sequence GTGACCACCACCCTCTCCGGCGTCGCCACCGCCACCCGCGCCACCGCGGTGGCCGCCCGCGCCACGGATCTCACCAAGGTCTACGGTCAGGGCGAGACCCAGGTGGTCGCCCTGGACGCCGTGTCCGTCGCCTTCCGGCAGTCCCAGTTCACCGCGATCATGGGCCCGTCCGGTTCCGGCAAGTCGACGCTGATGCACTGCATGGCCGGACTGGACTCGATCTCCGGCGGCTCGGCCCGGATCGGCGAGATGGAGCTGACCGGGCTGAAGGACAAGAAGCTCACCCAGCTGCGGCGCGACAAGATCGGCTTCATCTTCCAGGCGTTCAACCTGCTGCCCACGCTGACCGCGCTGGAGAACATCACCCTGCCGATGGACATCGCGGGCCGTAAGCCGGACCGCGCCTGGCTCGACCGCGTGGTGGAGACCGTCGGCCTGGGCGGCCGCCTCAAGCACCGCCCCGCCCAGCTCTCCGGCGGCCAGCAGCAGCGCGTCGCGGTGGCCCGCGCGCTGGCCTCCCGGCCCGAGATCATCTTCGCGGACGAGCCGACCGGAAACCTCGACTCGCGCTCCGGCGCCGAGGTCCTGGGCTTCCTGCGCAACTCGGTGCGCGAGCTGGGGCAGACGGTGGTGATGGTGACCCATGACCCGGTCGCCGCCTCGTACGCGGACCGGGTGGTCTTCCTGGCCGACGGCCGGATCGTCGACGAGATGGCCGACCCGACCGCCGACGCGGTGCTCGACCGCATGAAGGCGTTCGACGCCAAGGGCCGCACCAGCTGA
- a CDS encoding ABC transporter permease — MFRTALRNVLAHKARLLMTVLAVMLGVAFVAGTLVFTSTLSDAFQKSSQKGFDRVDVAIQPRAQDDRGGAPGAGPRLDQKLLDAVSRVPGAASATGTVSGFTAVADKAGKLIGNGFSTRGGNYFPGADGKDARYPLRNGTAPKGPHEFALDAHTADKAGYRVGDTVRISVDGPVREQKLTGVFTTDDGTVAAGGSLALFDTHTAQQLFATSGGFSEIDVKAAAGTSQSALKAAVDKVLPKGRAEATTGKQLADDQAKMISQSMDGMKTGLLAFAGIALFVGIFIIANTFTMLVAQRTRELALLRAVGASRRQVTRSVLLEALLVGALAAATGLAAGIGIGAGLRSLMSATGATVPDGPLVISPSTIVASLAVGIVVTVLAAWLPGRRAAKIPPVAAMNSVHATATTRSLVVRNTIGALFAGAGAAGVLVATGMADGKAVMSGGAVLLLIGVFILTPLLSRPLIALAAPVLRAFGISGRLARQNALRNPRRTAATASALMIGLTLITGMTVIAGSVQKGIDKMATDALKADYVVSMASRTPLSPDVATKLAGLKEVTASSPLRNAPSRIGTGATAATEYLTGVNGADFGKLTRLDFRHGSLGTLHGGRAVVDEATAEEKHWTVGSRLPVTYEDGKKGTLTVAGVYRGNEMLNGIILDNATLAPHQQHPTDMQVMVKTKDGATDASKNALVKALGKNPAISIADKKDVSEGIAQMFSLMLNMLYGLLAMAVIVACLGVVNTLAMSVFERSQEIGMLRAIGLDRRGIKRMVRLESLVISLFGGVLGIGLGVFFGWAAGELIAGSLATYELVLPWGRMGLFLGVAALVGVLAALWPARRAARLNMLAAIKAE, encoded by the coding sequence ATGTTCCGCACCGCCCTGCGCAATGTGCTTGCGCACAAGGCCCGGCTGCTGATGACCGTGCTCGCCGTGATGCTCGGCGTGGCCTTCGTCGCCGGCACCCTGGTCTTCACCTCGACCCTCTCCGACGCGTTCCAGAAGAGCTCCCAGAAGGGCTTCGACCGCGTCGACGTCGCCATCCAGCCGCGGGCCCAGGACGACCGCGGCGGCGCGCCCGGCGCGGGCCCCCGGCTCGACCAGAAGCTGCTGGACGCGGTCTCCCGCGTGCCCGGCGCCGCCTCCGCCACCGGCACCGTCTCCGGCTTCACCGCCGTCGCCGACAAGGCCGGCAAGCTGATCGGCAACGGATTCTCCACCCGCGGCGGCAACTACTTCCCCGGCGCCGACGGCAAGGACGCCCGCTACCCGCTGCGCAACGGCACCGCCCCCAAGGGCCCGCACGAGTTCGCGCTGGACGCGCACACCGCCGACAAGGCCGGCTACCGGGTCGGCGACACCGTACGGATCTCCGTCGACGGACCGGTCCGCGAGCAGAAGCTGACCGGCGTCTTCACCACCGACGACGGTACGGTCGCGGCCGGCGGCAGCCTCGCGCTGTTCGACACGCACACCGCCCAGCAACTGTTCGCCACGTCCGGCGGATTCAGCGAGATCGACGTCAAGGCCGCGGCGGGCACCTCCCAGAGCGCCCTGAAGGCGGCGGTGGACAAGGTGCTGCCCAAGGGCCGCGCCGAGGCCACCACCGGAAAGCAACTCGCCGACGACCAGGCGAAGATGATCTCCCAGAGCATGGACGGGATGAAGACCGGCCTGCTGGCCTTCGCCGGTATCGCGCTCTTCGTCGGCATCTTCATCATCGCCAACACCTTCACCATGCTCGTCGCCCAGCGCACCAGGGAGCTGGCGCTGCTGCGCGCCGTCGGCGCCAGCCGCCGCCAGGTGACCCGCTCGGTGCTGCTGGAGGCGCTCCTGGTGGGCGCCCTCGCCGCGGCGACGGGGCTGGCGGCCGGTATCGGCATCGGCGCCGGGCTGCGGTCCCTGATGAGCGCCACGGGCGCGACCGTGCCCGACGGCCCGCTGGTGATCTCCCCGTCCACCATCGTCGCCTCCCTGGCCGTCGGCATCGTCGTCACCGTGCTGGCCGCCTGGCTGCCGGGCCGCCGCGCCGCGAAGATCCCGCCGGTGGCCGCGATGAACAGCGTGCACGCCACCGCCACGACCAGATCCCTGGTGGTCCGCAACACCATCGGCGCGCTGTTCGCCGGGGCCGGAGCGGCCGGGGTGCTGGTCGCCACCGGTATGGCCGACGGCAAGGCCGTCATGAGCGGCGGCGCGGTGCTGCTGCTGATCGGGGTGTTCATCCTGACCCCGCTGCTGTCGCGCCCGCTGATCGCGCTGGCCGCGCCCGTCCTGCGCGCCTTCGGGATCTCCGGCCGGCTCGCCCGGCAGAACGCCCTGCGCAACCCGCGCCGTACGGCCGCCACGGCCTCGGCCCTGATGATCGGGCTCACCCTGATCACCGGCATGACCGTGATAGCGGGCAGCGTGCAGAAGGGCATCGACAAGATGGCCACCGACGCGCTCAAGGCCGACTATGTCGTCTCCATGGCGAGCCGTACGCCCCTCTCCCCCGATGTGGCGACCAAGCTCGCCGGCCTGAAGGAGGTCACCGCCTCCAGCCCGTTGCGCAACGCCCCGTCCCGTATCGGCACCGGCGCCACGGCCGCCACCGAGTATCTGACCGGCGTCAACGGCGCCGACTTCGGCAAGCTGACCCGCCTCGACTTCCGCCACGGCTCGCTGGGCACCCTGCACGGCGGCCGGGCGGTGGTGGACGAGGCCACCGCCGAGGAGAAGCACTGGACGGTCGGCTCGCGGCTCCCGGTGACCTACGAGGACGGCAAGAAGGGCACGCTGACCGTCGCGGGCGTCTACCGGGGCAACGAGATGCTCAACGGCATCATCCTGGACAACGCCACCCTCGCCCCGCACCAGCAGCACCCCACCGATATGCAGGTGATGGTCAAGACCAAGGACGGCGCCACCGACGCCTCCAAGAACGCGCTGGTCAAGGCGCTCGGCAAGAACCCGGCGATCTCCATCGCCGACAAGAAGGACGTCTCCGAGGGCATCGCCCAGATGTTCAGCCTGATGCTGAACATGCTCTACGGGCTGCTGGCCATGGCCGTGATCGTCGCCTGCCTCGGCGTCGTCAACACCCTGGCGATGTCGGTCTTCGAACGCTCCCAGGAGATCGGCATGCTGCGCGCCATCGGCCTGGACCGCCGCGGGATCAAGCGCATGGTGCGCCTGGAGTCGCTGGTGATCTCCCTGTTCGGCGGGGTGCTCGGCATCGGCCTCGGCGTGTTCTTCGGCTGGGCGGCCGGTGAGCTGATCGCCGGCTCACTGGCGACGTACGAACTGGTGCTGCCGTGGGGCCGGATGGGCCTGTTCCTGGGCGTGGCCGCGCTGGTCGGCGTCCTGGCCGCGCTGTGGCCGGCGCGGCGGGCGGCACGGCTGAACATGCTGGCCGCGATCAAGGCGGAGTAG
- a CDS encoding SAM-dependent methyltransferase: MADAAGRLTKLAEEVLGARLPVRIRAWDRSEAGPPGAPVLVVRNRRALRRLLFKPGELGLARAWVAGDLDIEGDLYEALGLLAGMIWESPEPAAPPQRAAALRALFRPEVRAAAGEILSLVGLPLPPAPPAEEARPRRGPLHTLRSDRQAISHHYDVGNDFYELVLGPSMVYSCAYWESPQATLEEAQRDKLDLICRKLGLKEGQRLLDVGCGWGSMVLHAARTYGVRAVGITLSEEQAAYARKRVADAGLTDRIEIRVQDYREVRDDPFDAISSIGMAEHVGRARYAEYAGVLYALLRPGGRLLNHQIARRPLADEETYRVDEFIDRYVFPDGELSPVGRTAGALEDAGFEVRDVEALREHYALTLRQWVANLERHWDRAARLTSPGRARVWRLYMAASALSFERNRIGVNQVLAVRTPEAGESGMPLRARDWRA, translated from the coding sequence ATGGCCGACGCCGCTGGACGGCTCACCAAGCTCGCCGAGGAGGTGCTGGGGGCCCGTCTCCCGGTCCGTATCCGCGCCTGGGACCGCAGCGAGGCCGGCCCGCCGGGGGCACCCGTACTCGTCGTCCGCAACCGCCGGGCGCTGCGCCGCCTGCTGTTCAAGCCCGGTGAGCTGGGCCTGGCCCGCGCCTGGGTGGCCGGCGACCTCGATATCGAAGGCGATCTGTACGAGGCACTGGGCCTGCTCGCCGGGATGATCTGGGAGAGCCCGGAACCGGCCGCCCCGCCGCAGCGGGCCGCCGCCCTCCGCGCCCTGTTCCGCCCGGAGGTCCGCGCCGCGGCCGGGGAGATACTGTCCCTGGTCGGGCTTCCCCTGCCGCCCGCGCCGCCCGCCGAGGAGGCGCGGCCCCGCCGCGGTCCGCTGCACACCCTGCGCAGCGACCGGCAGGCCATCAGCCACCACTACGACGTCGGCAACGACTTCTACGAGCTGGTGCTGGGCCCGTCGATGGTCTATTCGTGCGCGTACTGGGAGAGCCCGCAGGCCACCCTGGAGGAGGCCCAGCGCGACAAACTCGACCTGATCTGCCGCAAGCTCGGCCTGAAGGAGGGCCAGCGGCTGCTGGACGTGGGCTGCGGCTGGGGCTCGATGGTGCTGCACGCGGCCCGCACCTACGGCGTACGGGCCGTGGGCATCACCCTCTCCGAGGAGCAGGCGGCCTACGCCCGTAAGCGCGTCGCCGACGCCGGGCTCACCGACCGGATCGAGATCCGGGTGCAGGACTACCGCGAGGTCCGCGACGACCCGTTCGATGCGATCTCCTCCATCGGGATGGCGGAGCATGTCGGCCGGGCCCGGTACGCGGAGTATGCGGGCGTCCTGTACGCCCTGCTGCGGCCCGGCGGGCGGCTGCTCAACCACCAGATCGCGCGGCGGCCGCTGGCCGACGAGGAGACCTACCGCGTCGATGAGTTCATCGACCGCTATGTCTTCCCCGACGGTGAGCTGTCGCCCGTCGGGCGGACCGCCGGGGCCCTGGAGGACGCGGGCTTCGAGGTGCGCGACGTGGAGGCGCTGCGGGAGCACTATGCGCTGACGCTGCGGCAGTGGGTCGCCAATCTGGAGCGGCACTGGGACCGGGCGGCGCGGCTCACCTCGCCGGGCCGGGCGCGGGTGTGGCGGCTCTACATGGCCGCCTCGGCGCTGTCGTTCGAGCGCAACCGCATAGGGGTCAACCAGGTGCTCGCCGTTCGCACGCCGGAGGCCGGGGAGTCCGGGATGCCGCTGCGGGCGCGGGACTGGCGGGCCTGA
- a CDS encoding NAD(P)/FAD-dependent oxidoreductase has product MSTTERPRILVVGGGYVGLYAARRILKKMRYGEATVTVVDPRSYMTYQPFLPEAAAGSISPRHVVVPLRRVLPKAEVLTGRVTTIDQDRKVATVAPLVGEAYELPFDYLVIALGAVSRTFPIPGLAENGIGMKGVEEAIGLRNHVLEQLDKADSTTDEDVRRKALTFVFVGGGFAGAESIGEVEDMARDAAKYYKNVKREDMRFLLVDVADKILPEVGPKLGAYGKEHLEGRGVEVYLKTGMDSCVDGHVKLNNGLEVDSNTIVWTAGVKPNPALARYGLPLGPRGHVDTAATLQVQGTDYIWAAGDNAQVPDMVGRKNGNENAWCPPNAQHALRQAKVLGDNVISGMRGFPQKEYSHANKGAVAGLGLHKGVAMIVMGKVKIKLKGRLAWYMHRAYHGMAMPTFNRKIRVFADWTLAMFLKREVVSLGAMENPREEFYEAAKPAPAPAAASSGDKPKAKAS; this is encoded by the coding sequence ATGAGCACCACGGAGCGTCCCAGGATCCTCGTAGTAGGCGGTGGGTACGTAGGCCTGTACGCAGCTCGGCGCATCCTCAAGAAGATGCGCTACGGCGAGGCGACCGTCACGGTCGTCGACCCGCGGTCGTACATGACCTACCAGCCCTTCCTCCCCGAAGCCGCCGCCGGCAGCATCTCCCCCCGGCACGTCGTCGTCCCGCTGCGGCGCGTCCTGCCCAAGGCGGAGGTCCTCACCGGCCGGGTCACCACCATCGATCAGGACCGCAAGGTCGCCACCGTCGCCCCGCTGGTCGGTGAGGCGTACGAGCTGCCCTTCGACTACCTGGTCATCGCGCTGGGTGCGGTCTCGCGCACCTTCCCGATCCCCGGCCTGGCCGAGAACGGCATCGGTATGAAGGGTGTGGAGGAGGCCATCGGCCTGCGCAACCACGTCCTGGAGCAGCTGGACAAGGCCGACTCCACGACCGACGAGGACGTCCGCCGCAAGGCGCTGACCTTCGTCTTCGTGGGCGGTGGCTTCGCGGGTGCGGAGTCCATCGGCGAGGTCGAGGACATGGCCCGCGACGCCGCCAAGTACTACAAGAACGTCAAGCGCGAGGACATGCGCTTCCTGCTGGTCGACGTCGCCGACAAGATCCTCCCCGAGGTCGGCCCCAAGCTCGGTGCCTACGGCAAGGAGCACCTTGAGGGCCGCGGCGTCGAGGTCTACCTCAAGACCGGCATGGACTCCTGCGTCGACGGGCACGTCAAGCTGAACAACGGCCTCGAGGTCGACTCCAACACGATCGTGTGGACCGCCGGCGTCAAGCCCAACCCGGCGCTGGCCCGCTACGGCCTGCCGCTGGGCCCGCGCGGCCACGTGGACACCGCCGCCACCCTCCAGGTGCAGGGCACCGACTACATCTGGGCCGCGGGCGACAACGCCCAGGTTCCGGACATGGTCGGCCGCAAGAACGGCAACGAGAACGCCTGGTGCCCGCCGAACGCCCAGCACGCGCTGCGGCAGGCCAAGGTCCTCGGCGACAACGTGATCTCCGGTATGCGGGGCTTCCCGCAGAAGGAGTACAGCCACGCCAACAAGGGTGCGGTCGCCGGTCTGGGCCTGCACAAGGGCGTCGCGATGATCGTCATGGGCAAGGTGAAGATCAAGCTCAAGGGCCGTCTGGCCTGGTACATGCACCGCGCGTACCACGGCATGGCGATGCCGACGTTCAACCGCAAGATCCGGGTCTTCGCCGACTGGACGCTGGCGATGTTCCTCAAGCGTGAGGTCGTCTCGCTCGGCGCCATGGAGAACCCCCGCGAGGAGTTCTACGAGGCGGCCAAGCCGGCCCCCGCCCCCGCGGCGGCTTCCTCCGGCGACAAGCCGAAGGCCAAGGCCAGCTGA
- a CDS encoding Ppx/GppA phosphatase family protein codes for MKRVAAIDCGTNSIRLLVADLDPESGELKELDRRMQIVRLGQGVDRTGRLAPEALERTFAACREYAALIKSLGAEQLRFVATSASRDAENREDFVRGVVDILGVEPEVITGDQEAAFSYHGATRELEGRDDVPPPYLVVDIGGGSTEFVLGNAEVRAARSVDIGCVRMTERHLVHEGSVTDPPAPEQIAAIKADIARALDHAEEAVPLSQATTLVGLAGSVTTVAALALGLDRYDSAAIHHSRIPLAQVRAITEGLLASTHAERAASPVMHPGRVDVIAAGALVLLSIMERVGAEEVVVSEHDILDGIAWSLV; via the coding sequence GTGAAGCGGGTCGCCGCCATCGACTGCGGTACGAACTCCATCCGGCTGCTGGTCGCGGACCTGGACCCGGAGTCCGGTGAGCTCAAGGAGCTGGACCGCCGGATGCAGATCGTCCGGCTGGGCCAGGGCGTCGACCGGACCGGCCGGCTGGCCCCGGAGGCGCTGGAGCGCACCTTCGCCGCCTGCCGCGAGTACGCCGCCCTCATCAAGAGCCTCGGCGCCGAACAGCTGCGCTTCGTGGCCACCTCCGCGTCCCGCGACGCCGAGAACCGCGAGGACTTCGTCCGCGGCGTGGTCGACATCCTGGGCGTCGAGCCCGAGGTGATCACCGGCGACCAGGAGGCCGCGTTCTCCTACCACGGCGCCACCAGGGAACTGGAGGGCCGCGACGACGTTCCCCCGCCTTATCTGGTCGTGGACATCGGCGGCGGCTCCACCGAATTCGTCCTGGGCAACGCGGAGGTCCGGGCCGCCCGCTCGGTCGACATCGGCTGCGTCCGGATGACCGAACGCCATCTCGTCCACGAGGGCAGCGTCACCGACCCGCCCGCCCCCGAGCAGATCGCCGCCATCAAGGCCGATATCGCGCGGGCCCTGGACCACGCCGAGGAAGCGGTGCCGCTGTCCCAGGCCACCACCCTCGTCGGACTGGCCGGATCCGTCACCACCGTCGCCGCCCTCGCCCTGGGCCTCGACCGCTACGACTCCGCGGCCATCCACCACTCGCGCATCCCCCTCGCCCAGGTGCGCGCCATCACCGAGGGCCTGCTCGCCTCCACACACGCCGAACGCGCCGCCAGCCCCGTCATGCACCCGGGCCGCGTCGACGTCATCGCCGCGGGCGCCCTCGTCCTGCTGTCGATCATGGAACGGGTGGGCGCCGAGGAGGTCGTGGTCAGCGAGCACGACATCCTGGACGGCATCGCCTGGAGCCTCGTCTGA
- a CDS encoding DUF501 domain-containing protein has translation MDTAPPQTEPTEPTAADIAAFKEQLGRPPRGLRAIAHRCPCGQPDVVETAPRLEDGTPFPTLYYLTCPRAASAIGTLEANGVMKEMSERLATDPELAAAYRAAHEDYIRRRDAIEVLAGFPSAGGMPDRVKCLHVLVGHSLAAGPGVNPLGDEAIAMLPEWWRKGPCVSPCQDGAETADAPEGSEGDAK, from the coding sequence ATGGACACCGCCCCGCCCCAGACCGAGCCCACCGAGCCGACCGCCGCGGACATCGCCGCCTTCAAGGAGCAGCTGGGCCGCCCGCCGCGCGGCCTGCGCGCCATCGCGCACCGCTGCCCGTGCGGGCAGCCGGACGTCGTCGAGACGGCGCCCCGCCTGGAGGACGGCACGCCCTTCCCCACGCTCTACTACCTCACCTGCCCGCGTGCGGCCTCCGCGATCGGCACGCTGGAGGCCAACGGCGTGATGAAGGAGATGTCCGAGCGGCTCGCGACCGACCCGGAGCTGGCCGCCGCCTACCGCGCGGCCCACGAGGACTACATCCGGCGCCGGGACGCCATCGAGGTGCTGGCGGGCTTCCCGAGCGCGGGCGGGATGCCCGACCGGGTCAAGTGCCTGCACGTCCTCGTCGGCCATTCGCTCGCGGCCGGTCCCGGCGTCAATCCGCTGGGCGACGAGGCCATCGCCATGCTCCCGGAGTGGTGGCGCAAGGGCCCGTGCGTGAGCCCCTGCCAGGACGGCGCCGAGACCGCCGACGCCCCCGAAGGATCCGAAGGAGACGCCAAGTGA
- a CDS encoding FtsB family cell division protein, with product MPADRFSTATRLKALGEQAAARVYRARRPRRSRLTGRAALLALVACSLVVALAWPIKQYISQRSDIAAQRRKAEHAARMLNELRDQKARWQDPAYVKQQARRQLHYVLPGETGYIVQDGSGDAPVKRTPRAARRPWYETLWAGADEPVRSNRPGRR from the coding sequence GTGCCCGCGGACCGGTTCTCGACCGCGACCCGACTCAAGGCGCTCGGCGAACAGGCGGCCGCCCGGGTCTACCGCGCCCGCCGGCCCCGCCGCAGCCGCCTCACCGGCCGCGCCGCGCTGCTGGCCCTGGTGGCGTGCTCGCTGGTCGTCGCGCTCGCCTGGCCGATAAAGCAGTACATCTCGCAGCGCTCGGACATCGCCGCCCAGCGCCGCAAGGCCGAGCACGCGGCCCGGATGCTGAACGAACTGCGCGACCAGAAGGCCCGCTGGCAGGACCCCGCCTATGTGAAGCAGCAGGCCCGCCGTCAGCTCCACTACGTCCTGCCGGGCGAAACCGGCTATATCGTCCAGGACGGTTCCGGCGACGCCCCCGTGAAGCGGACACCGCGGGCCGCGCGGCGTCCCTGGTACGAGACCCTGTGGGCCGGTGCGGACGAGCCGGTCCGGTCGAACCGGCCGGGCCGACGCTAG
- the eno gene encoding phosphopyruvate hydratase produces MPSIDVVVAREILDSRGNPTVEVEVGLDDGSTGRAAVPSGASTGAFEAIELRDGDPNRYLGKGVEKAVLAVIEQIGPELVGYDATEQRLIDQAMFDLDATDNKGSLGANAILGVSLAVAHAASEASDLPLFRYLGGPNAHVLPVPMMNILNGGSHADSNVDIQEFMIAPIGAESFSEALRWGAEVYHTLKKVLKAKGLATGLGDEGGFAPNLGSNREALDLILEAIKEAGYAPGQDIALALDVAASEFYKDGKYQFEGKDRSAAEMTEYYEELVAAYPLVSIEDPLFEDDWAGWNVITEKLGAKVQLVGDDLFVTNPERLARGIEENSANALLVKVNQIGSLTETLDAVELAQRNGFKCMMSHRSGETEDVTIADLAVATNCGQIKTGAPARSERVAKYNQLLRIEEILDDAAVYAGRSAFPRFRSANQ; encoded by the coding sequence GTGCCGTCCATCGACGTCGTCGTAGCCCGCGAAATTCTCGACTCGCGAGGTAATCCCACGGTCGAGGTCGAGGTCGGCCTCGACGACGGCAGCACCGGCCGTGCCGCCGTGCCGTCCGGTGCCTCGACCGGCGCCTTCGAGGCCATCGAGCTCCGCGACGGTGACCCCAACCGCTACCTGGGCAAGGGCGTGGAGAAGGCAGTCCTGGCCGTCATCGAGCAGATCGGCCCGGAGCTCGTCGGCTACGACGCGACCGAGCAGCGGCTGATCGACCAGGCGATGTTCGACCTGGACGCCACCGACAACAAGGGCTCGCTCGGCGCCAACGCCATCCTGGGCGTCTCCCTGGCCGTCGCGCACGCCGCCTCCGAGGCCAGCGACCTGCCGCTGTTCCGCTACCTGGGTGGCCCGAACGCGCACGTCCTGCCCGTCCCGATGATGAACATCCTCAACGGCGGTTCGCACGCGGACTCCAACGTGGACATCCAGGAGTTCATGATCGCCCCGATCGGCGCGGAGTCCTTCTCCGAGGCGCTGCGCTGGGGCGCCGAGGTCTACCACACCCTCAAGAAGGTCCTGAAGGCCAAGGGCCTGGCCACCGGCCTGGGCGACGAGGGCGGCTTCGCCCCGAACCTGGGCTCCAACCGCGAGGCCCTGGACCTGATCCTGGAGGCCATCAAGGAGGCCGGTTACGCCCCCGGCCAGGACATCGCGCTGGCGCTGGACGTCGCCGCCTCCGAGTTCTACAAGGACGGCAAGTACCAGTTCGAGGGCAAGGACCGCTCGGCCGCCGAGATGACCGAGTACTACGAGGAGCTGGTGGCGGCCTACCCGCTGGTCTCCATCGAGGACCCGCTGTTCGAGGACGACTGGGCCGGCTGGAACGTCATCACCGAGAAGCTCGGCGCCAAGGTCCAGCTCGTCGGCGACGACCTCTTCGTCACCAACCCCGAGCGCCTCGCCCGCGGCATCGAGGAGAACTCCGCCAACGCCCTCCTGGTCAAGGTCAACCAGATCGGCTCGCTGACCGAGACCCTCGACGCCGTCGAGCTGGCCCAGCGCAACGGCTTCAAGTGCATGATGTCGCACCGCTCCGGTGAGACCGAGGACGTCACCATCGCCGACCTCGCCGTCGCCACCAACTGCGGCCAGATCAAGACCGGCGCCCCGGCCCGCTCCGAGCGCGTCGCCAAGTACAACCAGCTGCTGCGCATCGAGGAGATCCTCGACGACGCGGCGGTGTACGCGGGCCGCTCGGCCTTCCCCCGGTTTCGCTCCGCGAACCAGTAG